TGGATATTCTCTCTACCACTGACTTTAAACCAGCGTCTTACACGCCAATCCGGCCAAAACCAAGCCATGCCTGTCTCAAATACCCCCATCCCCACAGACTCGAAGTTTTTATTTACTAAAGCTTCGCGTTCGCTTTTTGGCATTTGTGGAAAACAAAGTTCGAGATTACGTTCTGCTATTTGGACGCGTTTTTTGAGAAAAACTTTAGATAAACGACCTAGTCGTGTGCCTAGCCAATAAATGACAGGATAAGGAAGTAGAACCAGAATATAGAGTAATCCGATCCCAAACCAAGTCAGCCAATATTTAGGCTGCAAAAATGATTTTTTAAATGGAGGTGACTTTATCATAAGCCTATCTATTTACTATTTTTCCAATGAATATCTTATATTGTGACACTTTTTGGTGCAGATAAGAAATTTTGTCATAAATTAGGTGAAATTATTTCAATGCCTTGTAAAGCAGTCACTAATTCAGCAATATTTTTAACGGCCATCTTATCCATCACTTTGGCTCGATGAACTTCAACAGTTCTTATTGAAACGCAAGCAACTTCAGCAATTTCGCGATTCATTAAACCTTGAATAACATAATAAGCAATATCTTTCTCTCTTGGGGTTAATGAAGCATAACGACGGCGAATATCATGAGCTGTAAAACGGGCCTTTGTTTCAATAAATGCTGTATCTAAAGCGGATAACAGCGCATTGCTATCAACGGGTTTTTGTAAAAAATCAATAGCGCCTTTTTTGATTTCTTCAACGGCCATCGGAATATCACCATGGCCGGTTAAAAAAATCACAGAAAGTGTACTGTGTTTATCAATTAAATGCTGGTGGACTTGCCTACCATCGGGGTTTGGCATACGCATATCTAATAATACAACCCCTTGTTGATAGAGATTGACATTATTGATAAAGAATTCGCTATCATTCCAAACATGGGCTGAATAACCTAAACTTTCTAATAAAAACTGACAAGCATCAGTGACAGCAAGGTCATCATCAACAAGATGAATCGTGGGCATTTTTTCTCCATTATTTATTTTTATTAGGGAAAATAAGCGTGATTTTTAATCCAACGTTATTTTGCTCGTTTTGTTGATTTTCAATATGAATATCCGCACCTTGAGAATGCAATAATCTCTGGCAAATTACTAAGCCTAATCCAAGCCCTTCTGTTTTGGTTGTTTGGAAGGGGGAAAAAGGGTGTTCAAGCTGATTATGACTCATTCCTCCAGCATCATCTTCAATCACCACAAGCAATCTATCAGGTGCTTTATGTGTACTTATTTTCAGGTTTTTCGCACCCGCTTGCAGGCTATTAGTAATTAAGTTTGATAAAATTTGCTCTAATAAGGTTTCAGGTAAATACAGGCTATCATGCTCATTAATCTCAGTTTTTAGTGAAACATGAGGGTATTTATCTTCTACGCGTAATAGTTTCCAAATATGTTGGATACATTCCGCAATATTTTGATGAGAAAGCGAAATAATATCTGTGTTAGGTGTTTGTTTTCCAACCCATAAGCGTAGATTTCTAATGATATCAGCCCCTCGTTGTGCTTGCTTGTCTATTTGTTGCAATGCGGGTAACAGGGGGTGTGACTCATTTTCTTTTTTAAGGCGAATAACACTGCCTTGTGCGTAACTTTTAATGGCAGAAAGAGGCTGGTTAAGTTCATGAGCAAATCCAGACGCCATTTCTCCCAATATATTTAAGCGTTGAGCATGTTCTAATTCTTCTTTTTGCTGTCTTAATCGATTATGTGCATGCTCTAATTGTCGACTGCGACGCCTCACTAAATAGCTTATCCACACTTGGTTTAAAATAAGGAAAAGAATCGCCATCAATGAAAGGCCAATTATAAATTGATGCTGAATCGCCCAACTTTTTGCATCTTGCCAAAGTTGTCTTTGTCGAGGATGTTGGTTGACTTCTCTGAGTAAGTTTTCAACCTGCGTATGTGATGCAGGTGCTCCCCATTTCATCGGTTTGCTATCATCAGTGAGTAAAATACGAGTGACTTTATCAACTAACTCATCAGGGACGGTATCTAGTGCTGCAAATGACCAATTAGGGTAAAGCGGTGTACTGGTTAAACAAGGTGTATTGGTTTGATAGGAAATCACCGGTCGGTAATCACTCTTTTTTATTAATCCTTCACTGTCCATATTTTCCAACAAACAGACGGGGATAATTGCGGCATTAATATCTCCATCTCGTAAAAGATAAAGCAAAGCATCAGCCGGAAAACCAGTGAAACGTAGTGTGAAATCTTTATCTGGATCGATACCTTCTTCGCGCAACGCTTTATAACCTAAAAGATAGCCACCAAAAGCATCGGGTGCTATGGCGCCCACTCTTTTTCCTATTAACGCTTGAACGGATGTAATCGGGCTGTCATTACGAACTAAAATCAAGCTACCAATCACATTTCGTGTTGTGTTATCAGGCTCATAGCCAGAGTGTAAAGAGAGTAACCAACGTAATGGGAATGCATTATCTAATTGAATAAATTGCGCAGGATTTGTCAGTAAGAAATCAACGTTTTTTTTTGCTACTGCTAATTTCATTTCTTCAAGATTTAAAGGAACTAATACAAAGTTTTCTGTCGGGAGATGTTTATTCAATGTATCAACAAGTGGGGACCAATGCCTTTGAGTTGATGCATCTCCTCGTAGTGCTAAAACGCCGATCGTCCACACTTTTGCTGTGGCTTGTAAAGGAAGCATAAAAAAGAGCAGTAATAACCCGATGTTTACTGCTTGTTTTATCCCAATTGTCTGTTTTATCGTCATAAATATCTAATGTTAAATATTGTTTTGGATCAAGTTCACACTGGGTATGTGGTAAACCACAATAGGTGTCGTCTTCAGTAATTTTTACAATGCCCTTATAACAAAACACATACTTTTTACTTTCTATTTCCTTCACTCATTGTGGAGATTGGGTTATTGAGTGATACTGGAGACAAATATGGATCTTGGAAAACGAAAATTTTTACAACAATTAGGGGTCCTTACTGCAGGTGCTTCACTAGTTCCTTTAGCGGAAGCAGGCATTAAATTATCACCTGAGCGTCGTGAAGGCTCGGAGGATAAACGCTATGGCATGCTGATTGATTTACGTCGTTGTGTAGGATGCCAGTCCTGTACTGTGAGCTGTAATATTGAAAATCAAACACCTCAAGGGCAATTTAGGACGACAGTAAACCAATATCAGGTTGCTATCAAGGGGCAAGAAGGGATAACCAACGTCTTACTGCCTAGACTATGTAATCATTGTGATGAGCCACCATGTGTTCCAGTTTGTCCTGTTCAAGCGACTTTTCAACGTAAAGACGGCATTGTTGTTGTTGATAATGAACGTTGCGTAGGTTGTGCTTACTGTGTTCAAGCATGCCCTTACGATGCACGTTTTATTAATCATTCGACTCAAACTGCGGATAAATGTACTTTCTGCGCACATCGTCTTGAAGTCGGTTTATTGCCTGCTTGTGTCGAATCTTGTGTTGGTGGTGCACGTATTATTGGTGATATGAAAGATCCAAATAGCACTATCAGCAAAATGCTACGTACCCATGAAAAAGAGCTGAAAGTATTAAAACCTGAAAGTGGTACGTTGCCACAAGTTTTCTATCTCGGCTTAGATGATGCATTTGTACAACCATTAGTTGGTCAGGGGCAACCCGCATTATGGCAGCAGGAGGTTCACTCATGATCCCGCAAGTTTCTCAAATTCAAGAAATCATGGCGATCCCGCAAGAATATTTTTGGTTACCTTGGGCTGTACAGT
This genomic stretch from Proteus vulgaris harbors:
- the ttrR gene encoding two component system response regulator of tetrathionate reductase complex, with the protein product MPTIHLVDDDLAVTDACQFLLESLGYSAHVWNDSEFFINNVNLYQQGVVLLDMRMPNPDGRQVHQHLIDKHSTLSVIFLTGHGDIPMAVEEIKKGAIDFLQKPVDSNALLSALDTAFIETKARFTAHDIRRRYASLTPREKDIAYYVIQGLMNREIAEVACVSIRTVEVHRAKVMDKMAVKNIAELVTALQGIEIISPNL
- the ttrS gene encoding two component system sensor kinase of tetrathionate reductase complex — protein: MTIKQTIGIKQAVNIGLLLLFFMLPLQATAKVWTIGVLALRGDASTQRHWSPLVDTLNKHLPTENFVLVPLNLEEMKLAVAKKNVDFLLTNPAQFIQLDNAFPLRWLLSLHSGYEPDNTTRNVIGSLILVRNDSPITSVQALIGKRVGAIAPDAFGGYLLGYKALREEGIDPDKDFTLRFTGFPADALLYLLRDGDINAAIIPVCLLENMDSEGLIKKSDYRPVISYQTNTPCLTSTPLYPNWSFAALDTVPDELVDKVTRILLTDDSKPMKWGAPASHTQVENLLREVNQHPRQRQLWQDAKSWAIQHQFIIGLSLMAILFLILNQVWISYLVRRRSRQLEHAHNRLRQQKEELEHAQRLNILGEMASGFAHELNQPLSAIKSYAQGSVIRLKKENESHPLLPALQQIDKQAQRGADIIRNLRLWVGKQTPNTDIISLSHQNIAECIQHIWKLLRVEDKYPHVSLKTEINEHDSLYLPETLLEQILSNLITNSLQAGAKNLKISTHKAPDRLLVVIEDDAGGMSHNQLEHPFSPFQTTKTEGLGLGLVICQRLLHSQGADIHIENQQNEQNNVGLKITLIFPNKNK
- the ttrB gene encoding tetrathionate reductase subunit B — encoded protein: MDLGKRKFLQQLGVLTAGASLVPLAEAGIKLSPERREGSEDKRYGMLIDLRRCVGCQSCTVSCNIENQTPQGQFRTTVNQYQVAIKGQEGITNVLLPRLCNHCDEPPCVPVCPVQATFQRKDGIVVVDNERCVGCAYCVQACPYDARFINHSTQTADKCTFCAHRLEVGLLPACVESCVGGARIIGDMKDPNSTISKMLRTHEKELKVLKPESGTLPQVFYLGLDDAFVQPLVGQGQPALWQQEVHS